A section of the Amblyomma americanum isolate KBUSLIRL-KWMA chromosome 2, ASM5285725v1, whole genome shotgun sequence genome encodes:
- the LOC144120695 gene encoding uncharacterized protein LOC144120695 — protein MVSPRQLPSMWRASLRLRSPFSATTLGSFFVCLYYLWKPWTKERLFTQDRSAIGDWQRVRPVGHRILTPGCTIPEFDPFDPTARSYFRKKSGPRCHGKPNFITVRNGFPAILPERLKEHDVVPEDLVCFYKEIYRNESLDFPDEKYMFGPRAPLLFGKLLTKEFLFVECATRQYPEHPFHDQFVLNPIVKESVEERRHGAPIGTPHNLNVLLLGLDSVSYLNFERQLPKTAHFVREKLGAFELYGYNKVGDNSYPNQVPLIAGIKATEADRAAPDGIFDNMTARLIWNMYSERGYRSMFLEECTFYGIFNYLAHGFRRAPADYYPRPVIMAMDDSPKKTQHWRYFRCLGPTMGFEELLDYFARFTEVMAETPFFAYVFLIEITHDELNSAGYADEPFRRLLDTLYASGVLNQTVLVFLSDHGLRFGDMRATYIGTFEDREPFAFLAFPPWFLKKNPEAARSLRINQRRLTTPFDVHATLVELLGYPDLKQLNTTYGLSLLHEVPNTRTCADASISRHWCTCNAHVNAHVSSALAWSLCSHFVSAINSWVVLAARKCATYRLVRIIHVIPLQASPTERASNISHYLLAVELSPGGAKFEATLRVNSNTVTVLNEISRLDAYSRMSDCVKKQWLEKFCYCIRTIDQSF, from the exons AT GGTCTCACCAAGACAGCTGCCATCAATGTGGAGGGCCTCTTTGCGGCTTCGTTCACCCTTCTCGGCGACCACGCTAGGCAGTTTTTTCGTGTGCCTCTACTACCTTTGGAAACCGTGGACCAAAGAGCGGCTGTTCACCCAGGATCGCTCAGCTATCGGCGACTGGCAGAGAGTCAGGCCGGTTGGCCACCGCATTCTGACCCCCGGCTGCACAATCCCAGAGTTCGACCCTTTCGACCCGACAGCCAGATCCTACTTCCGAAAAAAAAGTGGTCCCAGATGCCACGGCAAGCCTAACTTCATTACCGTCAG GAATGGCTTTCCAGCGATACTTCCCGAGAGACTCAAGGAGCacgatgttgttcctgaggaTCTCGTGTGCTTTTACAAGGAGATCTACCGAAATGAATCCTTGGATTTTCCAGATGAAAAATATATGTTTGGCCCAAGAGCGCCATTGCTCTTCGGCAAGTTGCTGACCAAGGAGTTCCTCTTTGTCGAATGTGCCACAAGACAGTATCCGGAGCATCCCTTTCACGACCAGTTTGTCCTCAATCCAATTGTCAAGGAAAGCGTTGAGGAGCGCCGTCACGGTGCCCCCATCGGCACTCCTCACAATCTGAATGTCCTGCTTCTCGGCCTGGACTCCGTCTCGTACCTGAATTTTGAAAGGCAGCTTCCGAAGACAGCTCACTTCGTACGAGAGAAGCTCGGTGCGTTCGAGCTCTATGGGTACAACAAAGTAGGCGACAACTCCTACCCAAACCAGGTTCCTCTTATTGCGGGCATCAAGGCCACTGAGGCAGATCGGGCGGCACCCGATGGAATTTTTGACAACATGACTGCCCGACTCATCTGGAACATGTACAGCGAACGAGGCTACCGGAGCATGTTCCTCGAGGAGTGTACATTCTATGGCATTTTCAATTACCTCGCCCACGGCTTTCGACGAGCGCCTGCTGACTATTACCCTCGGCCCGTCATTATGGCCATGGACGATTCGCCAAAGAAAACGCAGCACTGGAGATATTTCCGCTGTTTGGGTCCTACGATGGGTTTCGAGGAACTGCTTGACTATTTTGCCCGTTTCACAGAAGTGATGGCCGAGACGCCTTTTTTCGCCTACGTGTTTCTCATCGAGATTACTCACGACGAGCTGAACAGTGCGGGCTACGCGGACGAGCCCTTCAGACGCCTCCTGGACACGCTGTATGCTTCTGGGGTGCTCAACCAAACGGTTCTCGTCTTCCTCAGCGACCACGGCTTGCGGTTCGGAGACATGCGTGCAACGTATATCGGTACGTTTGAGGACCGAGAGCCGTTCGCCTTCTTGGCATTTCCACCTTGGTTCTTGAAGAAGAACCCGGAAGCGGCACGCAGCCTACGCATCAATCAGCGCCGCCTCACGACACCTTTTGACGTACATGCTACGCTTGTCGAGCTGCTCGGCTACCCTGACCTCAAGCAACTGAACACTACGTATGGCCTTAGCTTGCTGCATGAAGTACCCAACACAAGGACCTGCGCTGATGCGTCCATCAGCCGCCACTGGTGCACGTGCAACGCACATGTAAACGCCCATGTATCGAGTGCACTGGCCTGGTCACTGTGCAGTCACTTTGTGTCCGCGATCAACAGCTGGGTGGTGCTGGCAGCACGAAAGTGTGCCACGTACCGTCTTGTACGAATCATACACGTAATACCATTGCAGGCGTCACCAACCGAGCGAGCATCCAATATCAGTCACTACTTGCTTGCGGTCGAGTTATCGCCGGGCGGGGCAAAGTTCGAAGCCACATTGCGAGTTAACAGCAACACTGTTACTGTGCTCAACGAGATCAGCCGCTTGGACGCTTACTCACGAATGTCTGACTGCGTGAAAAAGCAGTGGCTTGAAAAGTTCTGCTACTGCATTCGGACGATCGACCAGAGTTTTTGA
- the LOC144118357 gene encoding uncharacterized protein LOC144118357 gives MVTRRWLRRFRIRFLLLTVFGVLSFCGSYFASSRTSAVENWGLSVGGWQRVSPVGDRIRTPGCVIPKFDPFDPSVRPYFLRRSNGSRCRGKPNFLTVKNGFPVVLEEKLKEHDLHPQDLVCFYKEIRRNESLSIPDEGYAFGPEQPLFFNRSLSQEFIYVECGTRQYPGRRFHDQFLLNPIIKEKVEDRCRRAPSRTAHNLSVLFLVLDSVSYLNFERHLPDTAQFLLDKLGAFQLRGYNKVGDNSYPNQMAFIAGLQYSEATRGAPDGFFDNVTSNIIWSQYGERGYRTMFLEEAPAYGLFTYFSHGFRHSPADYYLRHFVMATEGSPYRTEDSLRVPCLGPTMPCEELLDYLARFTAVMAERPFFSCAIFIDITHNNLNSAGYADEPFRRLLETLHVSGVLNHTVLIFLSDHGLRFGDLRATHIGKFEDRQPFAFLAFPPWFLKQNPEAALSLHINQNRLTTPFDVHAALVELLDYPDLEQPNTKYGLSLLHEVPDTRTCADASINQQWCTCNIQADAQVSSALASSLANHLVSTINVAAVRLSRKCVAFQLLRILDVTVLQQSAEERAANISHYWVNVLVSPGGGLFEGTVRVHGGAMTVLNETSRMDVYWPVSHCARNHWIERYCYCRRMTEELLTSL, from the exons ATGGTGACACGGCGATGGCTGCGCCGCTTCCGTATCCGGTTTCTGCTGCTGACAGTGTTCGGCGTTCTCTCCTTCTGCGGAAGCTACTTTGCTTCCTCGCGGACTTCTGCGGTGGAAAATTGGGGCTTGTCTGTCGGAGGGTGGCAGAGGGTCAGCCCAGTGGGCGACCGGATAAGGACCCCTGGCTGCGTGATCCCCAAGTTCGACCCGTTCGACCCGTCTGTGAGGCCTTACTTCCTACGCCGCTCCAATGGCAGCAGGTGCCGTGGAAAGCCCAACTTCCTGACCGTCAA GAATGGTTTTCCGGTCGTCCTTGAAGAGAAGCTCAAGGAGCATGACCTGCATCCTCAAGACCTAGTCTGCTTCTATAAGGAAATTCGACGAAATGAGTCTCTCTCGATTCCCGACGAAGGTTATGCATTTGGGCCAGAGCAACCACTGTTTTTCAACCGGTCGCTTTCCCAGGAGTTCATCTACGTCGAATGTGGCACGAGGCAGTATCCAGGACGGCGCTTTCACGACCAATTTCTCCTCAACCCAATCATCAAGGAGAAAGTCGAAGATCGCTGCCGTCGAGCGCCTAGCAGAACTGCCCACAACCTCAGCGTCTTGTTCCTCGTTCTGGACTCTGTCTCATACCTGAACTTTGAGAGACACCTGCCCGACACCGCTCAGTTCTTGCTTGATAAGCTTGGTGCATTCCAACTCCGGGGATACAATAAAGTTGGCGACAACTCCTACCCAAACCAGATGGCTTTCATCGCAGGCCTCCAATACTCCGAGGCGACCAGGGGGGCGCCCGATGGATTCTTCGACAACGTCACTTCCAACATCATCTGGAGCCAGTACGGTGAGCGAGGCTATAGAACAATGTTCCTGGAAGAGGCGCCGGCGTATGGCCTCTTCACCTACTTTTCCCACGGCTTTCGACACTCGCCAGCCGATTACTATCTGCGACACTTTGTAATGGCCACAGAAGGTTCGCCATATAGGACGGAGGATTCGCTGCGGGTCCCTTGTCTGGGACCGACAATGCCTTGCGAAGAGCTGCTCGACTACCTGGCTCGGTTCACGGCCGTGATGGCCGAGCGGCCTTTCTTCTCTTGCGCTATCTTCATCGATATTACGCACAATAATCTGAACAGCGCGGGCTACGCGGACGAGCCCTTCCGACGCCTCCTGGAGACTCTTCATGTTTCTGGAGTGCTTAACCACACGGTTCTCATCTTTCTCAGCGACCACGGCTTGCGGTTTGGAGATCTGCGTGCCACGCACATCGGGAAGTTCGAAGACCGACAGCCGTTCGCCTTCTTGGCCTTCCCGCCTTGGTTCCTGAAGCAGAATCCAGAAGCTGCGCTCAGTCTCCACATTAACCAGAACCGCCTTACAACACCCTTTGACGTTCACGCCGCTCTCGTGGAGCTGCTGGACTACCCTGACCTCGAGCAACCAAACACCAAATACGGTCTCAGCTTATTGCACGAGGTCCCGGACACGAGGACTTGCGCTGATGCGTCCATTAACCAGCAGTGGTGCACGTGCAACATCCAGGCCGATGCCCAAGTGTCGAGCGCGCTGGCCTCGTCTCTCGCTAATCATCTCGTGTCCACAATAAATGTCGCGGCAGTGCGGTTGTCACGAAAGTGCGTCGCATTCCAGCTGCTCCGAATCCTGGACGTAACGGTGCTCCAACAGTCTGCCGAAGAGCGCGCAGCGAACATCAGCCACTACTGGGTCAATGTGCTAGTGTCTCCAGGTGGAGGTCTGTTTGAAGGAACCGTGCGCGTTCACGGAGGCGCCATGACTGTGTTGAACGAGACAAGTCGAATGGACGTGTACTGGCCGGTGTCGCATTGCGCTAGAAATCATTGGATTGAGAGGTATTGTTACTGCCGCAGAATGACTGAAGAGCTGCTCACCTCTTTGTAG